A window from Crocosphaera sp. UHCC 0190 encodes these proteins:
- a CDS encoding recombinase family protein, protein MKLTSLWIEGTTRSGKTTRLIEEFGRWVENKPYKPQNTSPIPSVTQNLASSVLVLSANDENRRELGDKLSLSVRGSYPILCKTLLGLIRDEVNLFWPLLFEELNLKAQFPLLLRPETEQTLATQLWRFQLDKYQESLSGSSESRFVRQTLDLLQLAGASGIRVEDIPYILEHGLGEGDGFLGQLNNSEGSLGNLGQLRGDLILEWQQWCLERGLLTYGLIYTLYWRYLLPHPQYQQHLISRYQAIFADDVDDYPAIAKDLFKFLLDQGAFGLFTYNPEGQIRLGLNADPQYLSQLASYCQVKILPNSSGIAKEYGELIVNLATDPLYITNLPDKFTSIQTISRAELLRKTANLIIKIIKTRQVNPEDIAIIAPGLDEIARYTLIEILSAADIPIKPLNEQRPLISFPIVQALLSLLGLTYPGLGQLIRTDDIAQMLTVLSQNSDQKNPAIDPVRSGLIADACYQINSEHPQLLPVEKYSRWDRLGNQATEDYKRICQWIEVTKNLVQQEQLTSPMIVLDKAIKQLIEVKIKLSYEQLSALRELTETSQHFWEIDRRLRQHDPNPKPQGETLIDFIQLLRKGTITANPRPIRYLGKQPGYVTLATIFQYRSLRRSHPWQFWLDTSSNLWEKGGASVLFCAPLFLREWSGRTLTPEDEFEADQARLKRILRDLLGRAEEKVILCHSDLSVKGTEQTGPLLTLVNGCQEVDLEEELIK, encoded by the coding sequence ATGAAATTGACCTCTCTTTGGATTGAAGGAACTACCCGCAGTGGAAAAACAACCCGTTTAATTGAAGAATTTGGCCGCTGGGTGGAGAATAAACCCTATAAACCCCAAAATACCTCTCCCATTCCCTCCGTTACCCAAAATCTCGCCTCATCTGTGTTAGTCTTATCAGCAAATGATGAGAATCGCCGTGAATTGGGGGACAAACTCTCCTTATCTGTCCGAGGAAGTTATCCCATTCTTTGCAAAACCCTTTTAGGATTGATCAGGGATGAGGTTAACCTGTTTTGGCCTCTATTGTTTGAAGAACTCAACTTAAAGGCCCAATTTCCCCTCTTGTTACGTCCCGAAACCGAACAAACCTTAGCTACCCAATTATGGCGGTTTCAGTTAGACAAGTATCAGGAATCACTGAGTGGAAGCAGCGAGTCCCGTTTTGTTCGCCAGACCTTGGATTTATTACAGTTGGCCGGTGCAAGTGGCATCAGGGTCGAGGATATCCCCTATATTCTAGAACATGGTTTAGGGGAGGGGGATGGCTTTTTAGGACAGTTAAATAATTCTGAGGGTTCCCTAGGGAATTTAGGGCAATTACGGGGAGATTTAATCTTAGAATGGCAGCAGTGGTGTTTAGAACGCGGTTTATTGACTTATGGATTGATTTATACCCTTTATTGGCGATATCTCTTACCGCATCCCCAATATCAACAACATTTAATTAGTCGTTATCAGGCCATTTTTGCCGATGACGTGGATGATTATCCGGCGATCGCCAAAGATTTATTTAAGTTTCTTTTAGATCAAGGGGCCTTTGGGTTATTTACTTACAACCCAGAGGGACAAATTCGCTTAGGATTAAATGCTGATCCTCAATATTTATCTCAATTAGCATCTTATTGTCAGGTCAAAATATTACCGAATTCTTCAGGAATTGCCAAGGAATATGGGGAATTAATTGTGAACTTAGCTACCGATCCCCTTTATATTACTAATCTTCCCGATAAATTTACATCTATTCAAACTATTTCCCGTGCTGAATTACTCCGCAAAACTGCAAACTTGATCATTAAAATCATTAAAACAAGGCAAGTTAATCCTGAAGATATTGCTATTATTGCTCCAGGATTAGATGAAATTGCTCGCTATACTTTAATAGAAATTTTATCTGCAGCAGACATTCCTATTAAACCATTAAATGAACAACGCCCCTTAATTAGTTTTCCCATTGTTCAAGCTTTATTATCGTTATTAGGACTAACTTATCCCGGATTAGGGCAACTAATTAGAACAGATGATATCGCCCAAATGTTAACAGTTTTAAGTCAAAATTCTGATCAAAAAAATCCTGCAATTGATCCCGTTAGATCGGGTTTGATTGCTGATGCTTGTTATCAAATTAATAGTGAACATCCTCAATTATTGCCTGTTGAAAAATATAGCCGTTGGGATAGATTAGGCAATCAAGCAACAGAAGATTACAAAAGGATTTGTCAATGGATTGAAGTCACAAAAAATCTTGTTCAACAAGAACAGTTAACCAGTCCCATGATTGTGTTAGACAAAGCAATTAAGCAATTAATTGAAGTCAAAATAAAGTTGTCTTATGAACAATTATCAGCCTTACGAGAATTAACAGAAACAAGTCAACATTTTTGGGAAATTGATCGCCGTTTACGACAACATGATCCTAACCCCAAACCTCAAGGAGAAACCTTGATTGACTTTATTCAATTGTTACGCAAAGGAACCATTACAGCTAATCCTCGACCGATTCGTTATTTAGGAAAACAACCAGGTTATGTTACCTTAGCAACAATTTTTCAATATCGTTCTTTAAGGCGTTCTCATCCTTGGCAATTTTGGTTAGATACCTCATCAAATTTGTGGGAAAAAGGCGGGGCTTCAGTGCTATTTTGCGCCCCTTTATTCTTACGGGAATGGTCAGGGCGTACCCTAACCCCTGAAGATGAATTTGAGGCTGATCAAGCCCGTTTAAAGCGTATTCTAAGGGATTTATTAGGTAGGGCAGAAGAAAAAGTTATTCTCTGTCACAGCGATTTAAGTGTTAAGGGAACAGAACAAACAGGGCCATTATTAACCTTAGTTAATGGTTGTCAAGAAGTAGATTTAGAAGAAGAATTAATTAAATAA
- a CDS encoding proton extrusion protein PcxA, with translation MKLSSLIRNASDWLTATPERSLDRAYKAALKIKDIEDKHFRGQKVSAENADYGESVIAYFKTEVNGNIQKINMGLGVFKASRLFLNVSNLQESSENPETQGELQEKNTKAAIILEKLKVIDEITSKYHSPDVDELSSSSLALNTASLDSLNSSQIVPADSTRNPNKNGTHKERDQGLESASKKTGVLPRSFVNTLNKIKQEIDPKSGETEEQVLNKYRKSRYRTALSIKFILLLIIVPLLTHQLTKTFILTPVINHYFQQHEQVIFINRDLEEEAFQELGHYEEILKFQNLIGLREPLNKEEIEEKVKVRAQEITEEYRHQGIDAIANIFADLFSVISFGVVITTSKKEIEVLKSFLDEILYGLSDPAKAFLIILFTDMFVGFHSPHGWEVILEGVARHFGLPENKEFNFLFIATFPVILDTVLKYWIFRYLNRISPSAVATYKNMNE, from the coding sequence ATGAAACTGAGTTCCCTAATTAGAAATGCTTCTGACTGGTTAACTGCGACCCCTGAAAGATCTTTAGATCGAGCTTATAAAGCCGCGTTAAAAATTAAAGATATTGAAGATAAACATTTTCGAGGTCAAAAAGTCTCTGCTGAGAATGCTGACTATGGTGAGAGTGTTATTGCTTATTTTAAAACAGAAGTGAATGGTAACATACAAAAAATTAATATGGGATTAGGCGTGTTTAAGGCAAGTCGCTTATTTCTCAATGTATCGAATCTTCAGGAGTCATCAGAAAACCCAGAAACCCAAGGAGAGTTACAGGAAAAAAACACCAAAGCGGCAATTATTCTAGAGAAGTTAAAGGTGATTGACGAGATAACATCTAAATATCATTCTCCTGATGTTGATGAGCTTTCATCTAGTTCTCTTGCTTTAAATACGGCCTCTTTAGATAGTCTAAATTCTTCTCAAATTGTTCCCGCAGATTCTACTCGAAATCCTAACAAAAATGGTACTCATAAAGAGCGAGATCAAGGGTTAGAATCTGCCTCTAAAAAGACTGGGGTACTGCCTCGATCTTTTGTTAATACCCTCAATAAAATTAAGCAAGAAATTGATCCCAAATCAGGAGAAACTGAAGAACAAGTTCTTAATAAATATCGAAAATCTCGTTACAGAACTGCCCTATCAATTAAGTTTATTTTATTACTAATTATTGTGCCTTTATTAACCCATCAACTGACAAAAACTTTTATCTTGACTCCGGTTATTAATCATTATTTTCAACAACATGAGCAGGTTATTTTTATTAATAGAGACTTAGAAGAAGAAGCTTTTCAAGAATTAGGTCATTATGAAGAAATTCTTAAGTTTCAGAACTTAATCGGTTTGAGAGAACCCTTAAATAAGGAAGAAATAGAAGAAAAAGTCAAAGTAAGGGCCCAAGAAATTACTGAAGAATACCGCCATCAAGGGATTGATGCTATTGCTAATATTTTTGCGGATCTTTTTTCTGTCATTTCTTTTGGGGTCGTTATTACCACTAGTAAAAAAGAAATTGAGGTTCTTAAATCATTTCTTGACGAAATTTTGTACGGTTTGAGTGATCCTGCTAAAGCATTTCTGATTATTTTGTTTACGGATATGTTCGTTGGTTTCCACTCTCCTCATGGATGGGAAGTTATCCTAGAAGGGGTAGCTCGTCATTTTGGTTTACCAGAAAATAAGGAGTTTAATTTCTTGTTTATTGCCACGTTTCCGGTGATTTTAGATACGGTTTTAAAATACTGGATTTTCCGTTATCTCAACCGCATTTCTCCTTCTGCTGTTGCAACTTATAAGAATATGAATGAGTGA
- a CDS encoding DUF760 domain-containing protein has protein sequence MVFNFDFFASEPEEQNANALIQYLQQQHPETLTRIAQSASPEIQQIITQNVQGLVGMLPSEDFNMAITTDRENLANLLASAMMTGYFLGQMEQRKNLEVTLSNTESLHPNPSPNRQAKD, from the coding sequence ATGGTATTCAATTTTGACTTTTTCGCTTCTGAACCAGAAGAACAAAACGCAAATGCCCTCATTCAATACTTACAACAACAACACCCTGAAACCCTAACCCGCATTGCCCAATCTGCCAGTCCAGAAATCCAGCAAATCATCACCCAGAACGTCCAGGGATTGGTGGGAATGCTACCCTCTGAAGATTTTAACATGGCTATTACCACTGATCGAGAAAATTTAGCCAATCTCTTGGCCTCGGCCATGATGACGGGATATTTCCTGGGTCAAATGGAACAGAGAAAAAATCTAGAGGTGACACTCTCTAATACAGAGTCATTACATCCTAATCCTTCCCCTAATCGTCAAGCCAAGGATTAA
- the scpB gene encoding SMC-Scp complex subunit ScpB, with protein MKLTTKIEAILYLKGQPLTLVDIAQWADSSVEEAQEAIMELISDYAYRDSALEVVETGSGYSLQLRSVFDDLMDHLIPAELGKGTLRTLAAIALKNPIVQTDLIELRGSTAYQQVQELVELGFIRKRRQENGRSYLLEVTSKFHQYFEIEQLSESRE; from the coding sequence ATGAAATTAACGACTAAAATTGAAGCAATTCTGTACTTGAAAGGTCAACCCTTAACATTAGTTGACATTGCTCAATGGGCAGACTCGTCCGTAGAAGAAGCACAAGAAGCGATCATGGAATTGATATCTGATTATGCCTACCGAGACAGTGCCTTAGAAGTCGTAGAGACAGGAAGCGGATACAGCCTACAGTTGCGCTCCGTTTTTGACGATCTGATGGATCATCTCATTCCCGCAGAGTTAGGAAAAGGAACTTTAAGAACTTTAGCGGCCATCGCTCTTAAAAATCCCATTGTACAGACTGATTTAATTGAGTTGCGGGGAAGTACAGCTTACCAACAAGTTCAGGAATTAGTTGAATTAGGATTTATCCGTAAACGCCGTCAAGAAAATGGTCGTTCTTACTTATTGGAAGTTACTAGCAAATTTCATCAATATTTCGAGATTGAGCAACTTTCTGAATCTAGAGAGTAA
- a CDS encoding aromatic ring-hydroxylating dioxygenase subunit alpha, whose protein sequence is MDIRTCEINLNYWYVVARSTDVTTKPLGVQLWYRSIVLYRDSKGKIHGLDNRCPHRQVKLSEGQVVENSLECAYHGWQFNQEGNCIVIPYLTESQQLPNCQIYAYPVQESDGFIWVFPGDKSILNANNIQPLKIPEWQALNYLGTVSVIDCQGHFSFLIENLMDMYHGHLHHNYQAWTGAKLKELCTEKHKVNAFYEAQSYYKIDKIWSVSQLFFPQLRRLHSEPLTVSYIYPHWLSKLGKEFTIYCLFCPINLTHTRAYLIHFTSLNAFWRLHKLPIWFRQLLKNSLWGTAQKMLDGLVAQDVKMIEQEQQAYLQNKNQKTHEVNPTISQVQKLIKLLGEVEKK, encoded by the coding sequence ATGGATATCCGTACTTGTGAGATCAATTTAAACTATTGGTATGTGGTAGCTCGTAGCACAGATGTTACCACTAAACCCTTAGGGGTTCAATTATGGTATCGTTCTATTGTACTCTATCGAGATAGTAAGGGGAAAATTCATGGACTTGATAATCGTTGTCCCCATCGACAAGTCAAACTAAGTGAGGGTCAAGTTGTCGAAAATTCTCTAGAATGTGCTTATCATGGCTGGCAATTTAATCAGGAAGGAAACTGTATTGTTATTCCTTATTTAACGGAAAGCCAACAATTACCTAACTGTCAAATTTATGCCTATCCTGTTCAGGAATCTGATGGATTTATCTGGGTATTTCCTGGGGATAAAAGTATTTTGAACGCGAATAATATTCAGCCCTTAAAAATTCCTGAATGGCAAGCTCTCAATTATTTAGGAACTGTTTCAGTCATTGATTGTCAAGGACATTTTTCATTTTTGATTGAAAATTTAATGGATATGTATCATGGTCATCTCCATCATAATTATCAGGCTTGGACGGGAGCAAAATTAAAAGAATTATGCACAGAAAAGCATAAAGTTAATGCTTTTTATGAAGCCCAAAGTTATTATAAAATTGATAAAATTTGGTCAGTTAGTCAATTATTTTTCCCTCAATTAAGACGGTTACATTCTGAACCCTTAACTGTCAGTTATATTTATCCCCATTGGCTATCAAAATTAGGTAAAGAGTTTACAATTTATTGTTTATTTTGTCCGATTAATTTAACCCATACTCGCGCTTACTTAATTCATTTTACCTCTTTAAACGCCTTTTGGCGATTACATAAATTACCGATTTGGTTTCGACAATTACTCAAAAATAGTTTATGGGGAACAGCACAAAAAATGTTAGATGGATTAGTGGCACAAGATGTTAAAATGATTGAACAAGAACAACAAGCTTACTTACAAAATAAGAACCAGAAAACCCATGAAGTCAATCCTACTATTAGTCAAGTACAAAAACTGATTAAACTCCTAGGTGAAGTTGAGAAAAAGTAG
- the purN gene encoding phosphoribosylglycinamide formyltransferase has product MDTSLQLEHTPSFISPQLSPEELHIEKTLKLGVLASGSGSNFEVIAQAINHQELNAKIPLVIYNNPQAKVQERAQRLNLEAKLLNHRKFKGREDLDQAIVNLFREYQIDWVIMAGWMRIVTPVLLEAFPNHVINIHPSLLPSFKGINAVEQALESGVKITGCTVHIASIEVDSGPILLQAAVPILPHDTPETLHARIQIQEHKIFPQGIALAAQLYP; this is encoded by the coding sequence ATGGACACTTCCTTGCAATTAGAACACACCCCTAGTTTTATCTCTCCCCAATTATCTCCTGAAGAACTGCACATAGAAAAAACTTTAAAATTGGGAGTATTAGCATCAGGAAGTGGTAGCAATTTTGAAGTAATTGCTCAAGCCATTAATCATCAAGAACTCAATGCCAAAATCCCCTTAGTAATTTACAATAATCCCCAGGCAAAAGTTCAAGAAAGAGCGCAGAGATTAAACCTAGAGGCAAAATTACTTAATCACCGCAAATTTAAGGGGAGAGAAGACCTAGATCAAGCCATTGTCAACCTATTTAGAGAATACCAAATTGACTGGGTGATCATGGCGGGGTGGATGCGAATTGTGACCCCAGTTTTATTAGAAGCATTTCCCAACCATGTCATCAATATTCATCCTAGTTTATTACCTAGTTTTAAAGGAATTAATGCCGTTGAACAAGCCTTAGAATCTGGGGTAAAAATCACAGGTTGCACCGTTCATATTGCCAGTATAGAAGTAGATAGTGGCCCCATTTTATTACAAGCTGCCGTACCAATTTTGCCCCATGACACTCCAGAAACCTTACACGCCAGAATTCAAATTCAAGAACACAAAATTTTCCCCCAAGGGATTGCTTTAGCTGCCCAACTTTATCCTTAA
- a CDS encoding serine aminopeptidase domain-containing protein — protein sequence MIDAPDFILFAQHGWADTNEEISQLATALVTPNTKIIAPNLGWLKTWLSLDALMETVEASALEIIEKYPTTPWQIIGHSMGGLIWLEILNKHPKWWSKINSLTLIASPVGGADIARIIDPLSLGIGIAKDLGKNRRIMADRITKIIPTLVIAGNIDNGSDGTIPISATKLSYAHFVGLPAISHAQLKNHPHVVEVIQKFWQTSPSPALFEKDLPSILIERLQLIPGMTDAHPRDFERAKTYLTFEKGVSIRLWTNPLNVLHIFVANEQEECLYAGFVGWIHSDALTQALEAIHQDYYELVIHGFE from the coding sequence ATGATTGACGCGCCTGATTTCATACTTTTTGCCCAACATGGATGGGCGGATACCAATGAAGAAATTAGTCAACTGGCCACCGCATTAGTTACTCCGAATACAAAAATCATTGCCCCTAATTTGGGGTGGTTAAAAACCTGGTTAAGTCTTGACGCTCTCATGGAAACCGTTGAAGCTTCTGCCCTAGAAATCATTGAAAAATATCCGACAACTCCTTGGCAAATTATTGGTCACTCCATGGGGGGATTAATTTGGTTAGAAATTCTCAATAAACATCCTAAATGGTGGTCAAAAATCAACTCTCTAACTCTCATTGCTTCTCCTGTCGGGGGTGCAGATATTGCCCGAATTATTGACCCCTTATCCCTTGGTATTGGCATTGCCAAAGACTTAGGAAAAAACCGCCGAATCATGGCTGATAGAATCACTAAAATTATTCCCACCTTAGTGATTGCGGGTAATATTGATAATGGCAGCGATGGTACTATTCCCATCTCAGCCACTAAATTATCCTATGCTCATTTTGTTGGTTTACCAGCCATTTCTCACGCCCAACTTAAAAATCATCCCCATGTCGTTGAAGTGATTCAAAAGTTTTGGCAAACTTCCCCTAGTCCCGCCTTATTTGAAAAAGATTTGCCTAGCATTTTAATTGAGCGACTGCAATTAATTCCTGGAATGACTGATGCTCATCCGCGAGATTTTGAGAGAGCGAAAACCTATTTAACCTTTGAAAAAGGAGTCAGTATTCGACTGTGGACAAATCCCCTCAATGTGCTTCATATTTTTGTGGCGAATGAGCAAGAAGAATGTCTTTATGCGGGTTTTGTGGGTTGGATTCATTCTGATGCCTTAACTCAAGCCCTCGAAGCCATTCATCAAGATTACTATGAATTAGTCATTCATGGATTTGAGTAA
- a CDS encoding circadian clock protein KaiA → MHTRLSICLYSGDRILAQSLTKHLRDERYRLYIIEAAEELLAFVTQQSETIDCLIVIRDPAILPLFNQLYEQGTLLPVIIIEREIEFEENFQGKESPTFLYHSAEIHHIARELDDIPITIDRAITKFLTLGPSCFLNSRPASPQQEIIDENHQSFLLLQQRRLAEKLKERLGYLGVYYKRNPKCFYRNLSPEDKKELIKQLSDNYREIVLNYFNDNSDVNQAIDQFVNQAFFADVSVSRVLEIHMELMDEFSQQLKLEGRSEEILLDYRLTIIDILAHLGEMYRRSIPRGDILFDLLNQID, encoded by the coding sequence TTGCATACTCGACTATCGATTTGTCTTTATAGCGGTGACAGAATTCTCGCCCAGTCTCTGACCAAACATCTGAGGGACGAACGCTATCGTTTATATATAATAGAGGCAGCAGAGGAATTATTGGCCTTCGTTACCCAGCAAAGCGAAACCATCGATTGTCTGATTGTCATTCGAGATCCCGCTATCCTGCCGTTATTTAATCAACTTTATGAACAGGGAACCCTGTTACCCGTTATAATTATTGAGCGAGAGATAGAATTTGAGGAAAACTTCCAAGGGAAAGAGTCTCCAACTTTTTTGTATCATAGTGCGGAAATTCATCATATTGCCCGTGAATTAGATGATATTCCTATCACCATTGACCGTGCTATTACTAAGTTTCTCACTCTTGGCCCCAGTTGTTTTCTCAACAGTCGTCCTGCGTCTCCTCAACAAGAAATAATTGATGAAAATCATCAGAGTTTTTTATTATTACAACAGCGTCGGTTAGCAGAAAAGCTAAAAGAAAGACTGGGATATTTAGGTGTGTACTATAAACGTAACCCCAAGTGTTTTTATCGTAATCTTTCCCCAGAAGATAAAAAGGAGTTAATTAAACAACTAAGTGACAACTATCGAGAAATTGTGCTTAATTACTTTAATGATAATTCCGATGTCAATCAAGCGATCGATCAATTCGTAAATCAGGCATTTTTTGCCGATGTTTCTGTGTCTCGTGTCTTAGAAATTCACATGGAGTTAATGGATGAATTTTCTCAACAACTTAAATTAGAAGGGCGTAGTGAAGAAATTTTGCTGGACTATCGCTTAACAATTATTGATATTCTAGCTCATTTAGGAGAAATGTATCGCCGTTCTATTCCCAGAGGAGATATTCTTTTTGATTTATTAAATCAAATAGATTAA
- the kaiB gene encoding circadian clock protein KaiB encodes MINFKKTYVLKLYVAGNTPNSVRALKTLKNILEDEFKGVYALKVIDVLKNPQLAEEDKILATPTLAKILPPPVRKIIGDLSDREKVLIGLDLLYEEIRERENEL; translated from the coding sequence ATGATTAACTTTAAAAAAACCTATGTTCTCAAGCTCTATGTCGCAGGTAACACCCCCAACTCCGTACGAGCTTTAAAAACCCTAAAAAATATTCTTGAAGATGAATTTAAAGGGGTTTATGCTTTAAAGGTGATTGATGTGCTGAAAAATCCCCAACTCGCTGAAGAAGACAAAATCTTAGCCACCCCCACCCTTGCCAAAATTTTGCCCCCACCCGTTCGTAAAATTATTGGCGATCTCTCAGATAGAGAGAAAGTATTAATTGGACTAGATCTTCTGTATGAAGAGATCCGAGAAAGAGAAAATGAACTCTAA
- the kaiC gene encoding circadian clock protein KaiC: MNQALPSGNKQQELSPKGVRKIRTMIEGFDEITHGGLPLGRTTLVSGTSGTGKTLLAVQFLYHGIKYFDYPGLFVTFEESPTDIIENAYSFGWDLQKLIDEGQLFILDASPDPDGQEVVGSFDLSALIERIQYAIYKYKAKLVSIDSVTAVFQQYDAAPVVRREIFRLVARLKLLGVTSILTTERIEEYGQIARFGVEEFVSDNVVIVRNVLEGERRRRTAEILKLRGTTHMKGEYPFTITNDGINIFPLGAMRLTQRSSNTRISSGVKTLDEMCGGGFFKDSIILATGATGTGKTLLVSKFLEEGCRQGERAILFAYEESRAQLSRNAFSWGIDFEEMERKGLLKLLCTYPESAGLEDHLQIIKSEISEFKPGRIAIDSLSALARGVTNNAFRQFVIGVTGYAKQEEITGFFTNTTDQFMGAHSITESHISTITDTILMLQYVEIRGEMSRAINVFKMRGSWHDKGIREYMINQDGPIIQDSFRNYERIISGSPTRIAVDEKSELSRIVRGVKDKSED, from the coding sequence ATGAATCAAGCTCTTCCTAGCGGCAACAAGCAACAAGAATTATCTCCCAAAGGAGTCCGAAAAATTCGGACAATGATTGAAGGATTTGATGAAATTACCCATGGTGGTTTACCCTTGGGGAGAACAACCCTTGTCAGTGGAACGTCAGGAACAGGAAAAACCTTACTCGCGGTACAATTCCTTTATCATGGCATCAAATACTTCGATTATCCTGGATTATTTGTTACCTTTGAAGAATCCCCTACTGACATTATTGAAAATGCTTATAGTTTTGGCTGGGATTTACAAAAACTCATTGATGAAGGGCAATTATTTATTCTCGATGCTTCCCCCGATCCTGATGGTCAAGAAGTCGTTGGAAGTTTCGATTTATCGGCTTTAATTGAACGCATTCAGTATGCGATTTATAAGTATAAAGCCAAGCTTGTTTCTATCGATTCTGTGACAGCAGTTTTTCAACAATATGATGCAGCCCCAGTCGTCAGACGAGAAATTTTTCGCCTTGTTGCTCGTTTAAAGCTACTCGGTGTCACTTCAATTTTAACCACAGAACGGATAGAAGAATATGGACAAATTGCTCGTTTTGGGGTAGAAGAATTTGTCTCGGATAATGTGGTAATTGTTCGCAATGTTTTAGAAGGAGAACGTCGCCGTCGTACCGCAGAAATCCTGAAACTTCGCGGGACAACCCACATGAAAGGGGAATATCCTTTTACGATTACCAATGATGGCATTAATATCTTCCCCTTAGGAGCAATGCGACTCACACAACGGTCATCTAATACGCGAATTTCTTCCGGTGTTAAAACCCTTGATGAAATGTGCGGGGGAGGGTTCTTTAAAGATTCCATTATTTTGGCCACAGGGGCGACGGGAACGGGTAAAACTTTATTAGTTAGTAAATTTTTAGAAGAGGGATGTCGCCAAGGAGAAAGAGCGATTTTATTTGCCTATGAAGAATCCCGGGCCCAGTTATCTCGAAATGCTTTTTCTTGGGGGATTGATTTTGAAGAAATGGAACGAAAAGGACTCTTAAAACTCCTCTGTACCTATCCCGAATCAGCCGGATTAGAAGACCATTTACAGATTATTAAATCAGAAATTTCTGAGTTTAAACCTGGTCGTATTGCTATTGATTCTTTATCAGCTTTGGCCAGAGGGGTAACAAATAATGCCTTTCGTCAATTTGTGATTGGGGTAACAGGGTACGCAAAACAAGAAGAAATTACGGGATTTTTTACCAATACCACCGATCAATTTATGGGGGCCCATTCTATTACGGAATCTCATATTTCTACCATCACAGATACAATTTTGATGTTGCAATATGTCGAAATTCGTGGGGAAATGTCCCGGGCCATTAATGTCTTTAAGATGCGGGGTTCGTGGCATGATAAAGGCATTCGAGAATACATGATTAATCAAGATGGCCCCATTATTCAGGATTCATTCCGTAATTATGAACGGATTATTAGTGGTTCTCCAACTCGTATTGCTGTTGATGAGAAAAGCGAATTATCTCGGATTGTTCGGGGAGTGAAGGATAAGAGTGAGGATTAA